The Roseofilum casamattae BLCC-M143 sequence AACTCGGAAATAGGATCTAACTCAGATCTGGGCGGGGTTAGCTCGTCTTCCAAACTAAATAAATCCTGGCTTAACTGGTTTAATACCGAGTTGTCTAAATCTAACTGATTCGGTACGCCTTCAATGGTTTCATCGTTACTTGGCAATAAGTTTTCATCCGGGGAAGCTGGGATATAGATATCGTCAGTCTCGAAGGGGGCGTCCGAGATTAAAGGGGTTTGTAAGCTTTCTGTAGCGGCGTCATCCTCTCCGAAGAGTTCCATGAAGGTGGCCAGAGAGGCTGGGTCATCGACTTGAGTCGGTGGCGAGGCTCCTTCAAACAGGGCGGACTCGAGTTTGGGAGAGGGTTCTTGCGTATCGGTTTCCCCGAGAAGATTGCCCGAACTTGGGGACTCGATCGCGCGACTGTCGTCGGGTTCGTCAATCTGAGGGTCTTCCTCAACCGCCATATCCAAGCCGTCGAATAAGTTTGATTCTAGAGATTCGGGGTCATTGGCGATCGCTGAAACTTCTTCCCCACTGCCTTCTTCGTCGCTCTCTAGCATCTCTTGGAGTTCTGGCTCCAGGGCTGAGGCAGATGGGATAATTAACTCTTGCAAGGGGTCTTCGTCGTTCTCGAGAGATAGAAAGTCGCTACTAATAAACCGATCTGAGTTAAAGAGATTGTCATAGAGTGCGTTGGCTTCGGCAACCCGTTCGTCCAGTTGTGCTGCCGTTTCGGTTGAGGCGAGAGGTTCTGCTGTTGGGTTGTCTTCGTCTATATTGGCGAGATCGTCGAGTTGGTTAAAAATTTCTAAGGTGAGGTCTTCGAGCACCAATGTTTCTTCTGTGGTTACGCCTTCAGAGATGGGAGGATCGATGGCCTCCAACCGATCTGAACTCCCTTCAGTGTCCGATGGAGTCCAATTCTGAGTAGCCGTAATCTCCTCAGGAATTGTGGAGGTTTCAGCATTGTTTACTTCGGATAAATCAGTAGTTTCAGCAGATATTAAAGACTTCTCTGCCATCGGATCGAGAGACCCTCCGGTGGGTTCCTCAGCGTGGGATTGGATATATGAGGAGGCTTCTCTCCCGAGTTGGGATGCGAGCTGGTTAATTAGGGCGCTAAACATGACTTCTCCCTGTTGCCCCAAGCTATACATGTGCTCGACCCCTTGAGTCATGGATTCACTATAGCTTTTCAGATTACTTTGCAAGGTTTCAAAGACGACATTAATGGAGGCATCTAGGGTTTTGAGCAGGCGATCGGATTGGGACTGAATGGCTTGTAGTTGTTCTAATCTCTCTTGCGGGGTGAGCAAGGGGCGATCGCCGGGAGCGAGAACCGGATCGTGGGGTGGCGTTGCTTTGTATTGCAGGATGTCTATCTGCATTTGCGCCAGGTTTTGTGCCACTTGTTGCGTTAAATTTTCCGCGCAGCGATCGATGAGGGTTTGGAAAAATTCGCTCATCGCCGCCTGAGATTGTCCGGTCATGGGGCCGCTGCGCCGTTCGAGATCGAGCGATCGCAATTCTTGGCGCATCTGTTCTCGCTCGTCCCGTAAGGCAGCAATTTCTGCTTCTAGGGGGGCTAAAACGCTCGATCGCATGTCTTGAACCACGGCTTGCACGATCTGCTGGTTCAAGGATGAATCTCGATAGCCATTGTTCGCCTCATCGGAGAGAGGAGCGCCGAGTAAGGATTGACGACGGCGACTGGGGGATCTCGAGGATTGGCTCCGCGATCGTCCGGGAGGAAGCTGTCCCTTGCTGGAGGAGCGATCGGATAAACTCTCTAAATAATCCCGCACCCGTTTTAGGACTCGACGCTGTTGAGTTACTTCTCCAGCCATAACCCAAGGCAGGCGAGATTGGCTTTTGGAGAGAACTGTATCGATTTCAGTTATCAGTGCTTGACGGGGGTCAGTCTGCGGTGTCACAATCGTCATCCCTAACTAGAGGTTGGGTCAGTTTCGGTACGAGCGGGCATACTGCCAGCAGTGTAGATCGAAATTTGCTCGGATCGTCCCTATACAATGGGAGAATTAATGTTTAGTATACTCAACCAAGGTCGCTTATGGTGGGGAGCGATCGCGCGAGAGCGAGTAATCTCCAAGATGGCTGGGGCTGGTTGGCAGTTTTGGAGGCCGTTTACGCTATGATTGCCTATGATAAGGCAATCTCAGCTCGGTGTTGGGAAGCCTAGAACTGAGATGCAGTGCCTGTTTAGTACCATCCCTGTTAATGTTGTAAACGTTACCTTTGACGTTCTCGATCGAATTGCGGTCATCATTTTTACCTTGTATCTTTTAAATTTCCTTTTGGCTTTATGGTAGAACGACACAAGTCCCGTGGCGAACACAATGCCAGCGAATTAATCCAGTCAGCACCGTTTTTTGAGGGGTTGCCAGAGGAGATTGTCAAGCGCGCGACAGCACAGGTTGTGGTACGAGAACACCCCTCGAATCAGGTGATTTTGCTCGAAAATGATTGGGGAAGTTCGGTTTATTTTATCTTGGAAGGCTGGGTGAAAATCCGCACGTACAATTTAGATGGGAAGGAAGTTACCCTGAATATTATTGGTAAAGGAGAATTGTTTGGCGAGATGGCGCCGTTAGAGGAAGTTCCGCGATCGACGGATGTGATTACTCTGGCGCCAACCAAGATTGGGAATATGCCAGCCAATGATTTTGTCCATTTAATCCATACCGAACCCCAGGCAGGAATTAGATTGGCCCAGTTGATGGCGCGTCGGTTGCGTCAAGTCAATCGTCGCTTAAGGTTGCGCGAGTCCGATAGTACCTCGCGGGTTGCGGATATTCTGCTGTTTTTGGCCGACGGCCAGGGTACGAAAACAGCGGATGGGGTGGAAATTCCTAATTTACCCCATCGGGAATTAAGTAGTTTGAGTGGGTTAGCTCGCGAGACGGTTACTCGCGTACTCAGTAAGTTGGAGAAGAAAAAGTTGATTGTTCGTCCCGATCGCGATACGCTCTGTATTCCCGATCCTGGCGCTCTGGAGCGGTTGATGGTCTAATCTTAAGTCGTGGCCTTTGCTTGGCAGCAAAAGGATTAAGAATGAGAGGTTGAATACTGGCTGAGAACGTCTTTCCCGCGCCGCACCATCTGTTCGGGGCCTTCAATCATGAGTAAATATCGTCCTTGTCGGAGATGATGTCGATAGATACTAGAGGTATTCCCTTCTCCAAAAAAGGCGATTAAGGCACCGACGAGGCTGCCACACAACCCACTCATGACGCCAGCTAAGAGGATAACGAGAAGCCACTGGAGATAGATCGGGCCGGGTATGGGAATTTTGAATGCTAGTAGGAAAATAATGGAGAGGGCACTACCGACGCAACCGGAGAGTAGGGCCAGACGAGAGGCTTTCGCGAGAACGATCTTCATCGGTTTATAGAGACCTACCCATTCGGGAGGATTGAAGTCTCGACCGACGATCGCCAGGTACTCGGGGGAAATTCCTTGGCTATAAAGTAACTGATAAGCAGCATAGGCTGAATCGACATCCGGGAGGACTGCGATCGCCAGGTGAGGGCGACGCTTTAATTTGAGTTTCCGACAATAACGCGTATTTTTCACGCGAGCATACCAAGCGTAGAGTTTTGCTAACCATTTTGAATTTTAACTCGGATCTCAGCAATATCTCTTGTCCGCCCCGGTAAGCCTTATGAAAAATTAAACTTTCCTCGCGCTATACTAAAGGCCTTTGCAGCATTTCAGGAGCGATAAATAGCAGAGTGCAACCCGTTGATTTTACGACTCTTATAGCAATTAGTTGCGATTTGCGTCGCAACTGGTTGCCAGCTCGCTTGGAAAAGGTTTTCCAACGCGATCGCCATACTCTGTCTTTGGCTCTGCGCACGTTTCAGGGTCGGGGGTGGTTGACGCTCTGTTGGCATCCGCAAGCGGCTCATTTATGTTTGGGAACTCCGCCACCCAAAGGTCAGGATACGTTTACATTTAGCGACCAGTTGCGCCATCAACTCAATGGTTTGGCTCTGGTGGGGATTGAACCTATTGCGCCGTGGGAGAGAGCTGTGGATTTGCAGTTTTCGCAGCGACCGGGAGATCCGATTCGGTGGCATTTAATTGCCGAGATTATGGGAAAATACAGTAATGTAATTCTGGTGAATCAGCACAATGCGATCGTGACGGCGGCGCATCAGGTGAACGAGCAGAAGTCTAGCGTTCGTCCGATTTTGACGGGACAACCCTATCGGTCTCCGCCTCCGCTGACCAATCGGATACCGAGTTTGCAAGAGTCTTTGGCTGGGTTTCGCGATCGCGTGGGTTTAATTCCCGGAGCGCTGAAACGACAGTTACTGAGCAGCTATCGCGGCTTGAGTCCGAGTTTAATTGAGTCGTTGCTTTCCGGCACGGGAATGACATCGGACCAATCCACGGAAAGTTTGAGCGATCGCGATTGGCAGGTATTATTCGATCGGTGGCAATATTGGTTACAAGCTTTGGAGAAGGAGGAGTTTGCTCCGGGATGGAATCAGAGGGGATATGCGGTGATGCCTTGGGACTGCGAGCGTCCGGTGGAGTCCGTGCAATTGCTGGTGGATGAGTATTATCGGGGACGTCTCGATCGCCAGAGATTCGGGCAACTGCACCATCAATTATTGCAAAAGGTGCGATCGCATTTAGGCAAGCTCCATCAAAAGGTACTGTTATTTCAAGAAAAGTTAGATCGCTCGGAAGATGCCGACCGCTACCGGTATTTAGCCGATTTAATGATGGCTCATTTGCACCTGTGGAAACCGGGGATGCAGCAGATCGAGCTATCGGATTTTGAGACGGGAGTCCCGGTGAGTATTCCCTTGCATCCGGAAAAGAATGGGGTGCAGAACGCGCAAGTCTTGTATAAAAAACATCAAAAATTGCGGCGATCGCAACAAGCCGTGCAACCGTTGCT is a genomic window containing:
- a CDS encoding Crp/Fnr family transcriptional regulator, translating into MVERHKSRGEHNASELIQSAPFFEGLPEEIVKRATAQVVVREHPSNQVILLENDWGSSVYFILEGWVKIRTYNLDGKEVTLNIIGKGELFGEMAPLEEVPRSTDVITLAPTKIGNMPANDFVHLIHTEPQAGIRLAQLMARRLRQVNRRLRLRESDSTSRVADILLFLADGQGTKTADGVEIPNLPHRELSSLSGLARETVTRVLSKLEKKKLIVRPDRDTLCIPDPGALERLMV
- a CDS encoding Rqc2 family fibronectin-binding protein, which produces MQPVDFTTLIAISCDLRRNWLPARLEKVFQRDRHTLSLALRTFQGRGWLTLCWHPQAAHLCLGTPPPKGQDTFTFSDQLRHQLNGLALVGIEPIAPWERAVDLQFSQRPGDPIRWHLIAEIMGKYSNVILVNQHNAIVTAAHQVNEQKSSVRPILTGQPYRSPPPLTNRIPSLQESLAGFRDRVGLIPGALKRQLLSSYRGLSPSLIESLLSGTGMTSDQSTESLSDRDWQVLFDRWQYWLQALEKEEFAPGWNQRGYAVMPWDCERPVESVQLLVDEYYRGRLDRQRFGQLHHQLLQKVRSHLGKLHQKVLLFQEKLDRSEDADRYRYLADLMMAHLHLWKPGMQQIELSDFETGVPVSIPLHPEKNGVQNAQVLYKKHQKLRRSQQAVQPLLDGVRVEKRYLEQVEASLLQLSQYGDAEDLPALEEIRDELIQQKYLESPQGYQQQKQDSQPHQFQTPSGFEVLVGRNNRQNDRLTFRLAGNYDLWFHTQEIPGSHVLLRVSPGEVPDSEDLQFAANLAARYSQGRQSKMVPVIYTEPKSVYKPKGAKPGMVVYKHERILWGEPQAAAIVCDRDLPL